The Desulfatirhabdium butyrativorans DSM 18734 genomic interval AGAGGTGGTGATCCGGTTCAACAACGAAGAGGTTGGACGGGTCGGGCTGGTTGCTCCGGCAGCCGTGGCCAAAAAGAGCTTTCTGAAGCGTCTCTTTGATTGATGTACCTGCTGATGGATCCCCAAAAACCCGGCTGCAGACTGAAACGGCAGTCGGGTTTTTTTTGCGGTGTATCGCGCATTTCTCCATCCATTTTTCCCTTGACACGCAGTTATATCATAGCTACAACGTAACCACGATCATATCGTGGGCATCCTGTGCGTCGATTGTGACTCGACGAGACGCTTTTGGGGATTCGCCAGCGAGACATTCGGATCACCGGTCTTGGGCCAGGAGGAAACATGCGATACGCGGAAACGGGAATCTATCTGGAAATCGATTTATCCAGGGGAAACATCGAAAAAATACAAAGTGATCCCAGGGACACGGAATTGTATCTGGGCGGCTTGGGTACCAATGCCAAAATGATCTGGGATCGGGTACCCCCGGAGGTCGAACCGTTTTCTCCGGAAAACCTGCTGATTTTCAGCGCGGGGCTCTTGTGCGGCACGCCGGCCATCGGTTGCAACCGCACAATCGTCTCGACCATATCCCCGCAAACCCGGCTGATGGCCTTTTCCATGATGGGCGGATTCTGGGCGCCGGAGCTCAAGTTTGCAGGCTACGACAAAGTCGTGTTGCGCGGGCAATCTCCCAGCCTGGTCTATATCTATATTCGCGATGACAAGGTCGAAATCCGCGATGCGGCGCATTTGCGCGGCAAAGGCGCAATTGAAACGGCCGAGCTGATCCGGCAGGAACTCAAGGATTCCAAGATTCAAGTGGCATCCATCGGCGCGGCCGGTGAAAACCGGGTGTTTTTCGCCTCCATCGAACAGGGCCGATCCAGCGCCAGCCGGGGAGGCATCGGCGCCGTGATGGGCGACAAGGGCGTCAAGGCCATCGCCGTTCGGGGGACCAAAGATATCTATGTCGCCCGGCCGGAAGAATTCCTCAAGTTGTGCCAGGAAGTGATGGACTATATCAAATTCCGGGAGGCGAATCCCATTCCCGGCGTCATGCCGATTCTGGCTGGTCTGGGCTCCCCGCAGGAAATGAAGGTTCATGACGAAAAATGGCACACGGAAAACTTCATGTGGGGAAATTCCCGGGTACGCCGAAAGGATTTCTGGAACGAGGACATCGCCCGGCAATGGGCCGAAACCCTCGATGCCATGCGCACCCGGCTGATCAGTTGCTACAATTGTCCGATGAAATGCGGCGCCACCATCTCGCCTCCCGGCCACCCCACCTACATGATGAAATGTTTCTCGAAACTGACCTATACGATGGCGGCTTTCGCCGATCTCGAATTTGGTCTCAAGATTGCCCAGAAGGCAACCGAACACGGGGTCGATGGTTTCTCTGCGCCCCAGGTAATGGCCTTTGCGGTCGAGCTCTATGAAAACGGGATCCTGACAGATGCGGACATGCCTGGTTTTCCATCGAATAATGAAGAGCGCTTCCATTGGCTGCTCGAGCGGATCGTTCACAGAGAAGGGATCGGCGATATCCTGGCGGATGGCACCTACTGGGCAGCGCAGAAAATCGGAAAAGGGGCCGAAGCCTACGCGCACAACACGATCAAGAAACACGAACAGTTACCTCTCAAACTCTCCATGCTCAATCCCATCTATTTTTTGATGTATTCAACCGGAGAAAAGATCAACATTACCCAGATCGAAGGTCAGTTTCCGCAGGCGCCGTTCCCGACGCGGGAGGCGCGAGAAGAGTTTGTGAAGGACTGGTTTCAGGTGCCCCACGAACGGTTCAAGCAGTATTTTCTGGATTGGGAGCCCCGAGGCGAAAAATCCATGCCTTTTTATCCAACCGTAGAGATGTGCTGTGATATCGTGGATTGGCAGGAGCGGATGCACTACATAGACGATGCCCTCGGCATGTGCGCCGGCCTGTCCTCTTTCCCGCTCAAACCCCCGTACCACATCCATAACTATCCGAAATTCATTTCGGCAGGCGTCGGCATCATAATGGACGAGGAGTTACTTACCGAAGCCACCAAACGATACAGGACCCTGGTCCGGGCCAACAATATCCGCAGGGGGATGCGCCGGGTGGACGACAAGCCGCCGGAGAATCACTGGAAAAAGCGCTTCCCCGAGTTGGAAAAACAGCTTCTCGATGCCTACTACCGGATGAAGGGATGGAATCTCGATGGGATTCCCACCCGGGAAAGCCTTGAGGCCCTGGGTCTGGATTATGTCGCGAAAGATTTTCTGGAGCGGGGGATACTGAAAGAGGGAGAAGAAGCGGGTTTGGACCCATCACCTTCGGAAACCGCACATCAATGAGGAAAAACCGTCATGGGTGAGACGATCAAGAAAAAAATCAAGCGCATCAAAATCGATGTGAACAAGTGCAATGGATGCCGATCCTGTGAGATGATTTGCTCGGCCTACCATGCTTCTCCCAAATACAGCAGCAACAATCCGGCCCGATCCCGTATCCGGGTTATCCGGGACCCTCTCCGGGATATCTACATTCCGGTCTATGCCGGCGAATATACGCCTGCAGAATGCGCCGGAAGGGACAAATACGTGATCGACGGCAAGGAATACGAGGAATGTACGTTTTGCCGGGCGTCCTGCCCGTCACGGCCCGAATTCAAAGAGCCTGATTCTGGTCTTCCTCTGAAATGCGACATGTGCGAGGGAGAGGAAAAGCCGCTGTGTGTCGAATGGTGCATGGCGGAGGCCCTCGTTTACGAAGAGCGGGAAGAAGAAGTTGAAGACATTCCGCAGCCGGAAGAGCTGGAAGTGGGGCTCGAGTCGCTGGCAAACAAATATGGCATGCAGCAGCTTCTGGAAACCGTTTCACGGATGACGCAGAAGGACTAACCCATCATTTCGAAAAAAGGATCACGGCGCCCGTGGAAACTGTCGCTCTCCTTTCAAGGAAGTCATTCAGGAAATCAACGAGGCTGGTGGGGAAGCCTTCCGTTTTTGCTTCCAGTGCGGGCTCTGCAATACGGTATACCCCTGGAACCGGGTTCGGCCTTTCAGCATGCGGAAAATCATCCGCCAGGCCACATTCGGACTGACCCAAATCGAAGGGGAGGAA includes:
- a CDS encoding aldehyde ferredoxin oxidoreductase N-terminal domain-containing protein: MRYAETGIYLEIDLSRGNIEKIQSDPRDTELYLGGLGTNAKMIWDRVPPEVEPFSPENLLIFSAGLLCGTPAIGCNRTIVSTISPQTRLMAFSMMGGFWAPELKFAGYDKVVLRGQSPSLVYIYIRDDKVEIRDAAHLRGKGAIETAELIRQELKDSKIQVASIGAAGENRVFFASIEQGRSSASRGGIGAVMGDKGVKAIAVRGTKDIYVARPEEFLKLCQEVMDYIKFREANPIPGVMPILAGLGSPQEMKVHDEKWHTENFMWGNSRVRRKDFWNEDIARQWAETLDAMRTRLISCYNCPMKCGATISPPGHPTYMMKCFSKLTYTMAAFADLEFGLKIAQKATEHGVDGFSAPQVMAFAVELYENGILTDADMPGFPSNNEERFHWLLERIVHREGIGDILADGTYWAAQKIGKGAEAYAHNTIKKHEQLPLKLSMLNPIYFLMYSTGEKINITQIEGQFPQAPFPTREAREEFVKDWFQVPHERFKQYFLDWEPRGEKSMPFYPTVEMCCDIVDWQERMHYIDDALGMCAGLSSFPLKPPYHIHNYPKFISAGVGIIMDEELLTEATKRYRTLVRANNIRRGMRRVDDKPPENHWKKRFPELEKQLLDAYYRMKGWNLDGIPTRESLEALGLDYVAKDFLERGILKEGEEAGLDPSPSETAHQ